In the Palaeococcus pacificus DY20341 genome, one interval contains:
- a CDS encoding metal ABC transporter permease translates to MIPEYLLRALLASVMISVLLGLLSPLINMKGLAFLTHATFHSLLFGAVLGMIFGLIIENLGIVVWVALMVTIAVVTLIAWLENRGFTSDTAVGIISSFVAGATVLSFGILYKIMATRPYFAFSQSIVSYLTGEVFLITVNDLLMLVLGGALIFFIMAFFYRDFLYVSFDPAGVESYGGNVRAYLMLLYVIVGSIGALIVKTVGLITLQVIAVLPGAIALMLSDDLRRIIGISIFLTLGVEVASVVLAYYTNIPPSGIATIFLGIVYGILVLKR, encoded by the coding sequence ATGATCCCAGAGTACCTGTTGAGGGCCCTTTTAGCGAGCGTTATGATAAGCGTCCTCCTCGGACTCCTGAGTCCTTTGATAAACATGAAAGGGCTGGCTTTCCTCACGCACGCCACGTTTCACTCCCTCCTCTTTGGTGCGGTTTTGGGCATGATATTTGGCTTAATAATCGAAAACCTTGGGATAGTGGTTTGGGTTGCGCTGATGGTTACCATAGCGGTGGTCACTTTAATAGCATGGCTTGAGAATAGGGGCTTTACAAGCGATACCGCCGTGGGGATTATCTCAAGCTTCGTTGCCGGCGCTACGGTTCTTAGCTTTGGCATACTTTACAAGATAATGGCGACAAGGCCGTACTTTGCTTTCTCCCAGAGCATAGTTTCCTATCTCACGGGAGAAGTGTTTTTAATAACCGTGAACGACCTCTTAATGCTCGTTTTGGGAGGAGCATTAATATTTTTCATAATGGCATTCTTCTATAGGGACTTCCTCTACGTAAGCTTTGATCCAGCGGGTGTTGAGAGCTATGGTGGTAATGTCCGAGCTTATTTGATGCTCCTTTATGTAATAGTGGGTTCTATTGGAGCCCTTATCGTGAAAACCGTTGGATTAATAACTCTTCAAGTTATAGCCGTTCTGCCAGGGGCCATAGCGCTGATGCTAAGCGACGATTTAAGGAGGATTATTGGAATAAGTATTTTCTTAACACTTGGGGTTGAGGTGGCCTCTGTAGTCTTAGCATACTATACGAACATTCCTCCCAGCGGGATAGCCACGATTTTTTTAGGCATAGTCTACGGCATATTAGTCCTAAAAAGATAG
- a CDS encoding cob(I)yrinic acid a,c-diamide adenosyltransferase, whose product MGITTKTGDKGTTGIFTGERLTKFSPIVEANGTIDELSAFIGEAKHYVEDEELKEILEKLQVELYSLMAEIASKGEYKKVGKEEVKWMENLIHKFEGQVKIEGFVIPGSTVASAKLDICRTIARRAERKVARVFLEYGIGEDALKYLNRLSDLLFVMARYVEWKDGKIKYAKD is encoded by the coding sequence ATGGGTATTACAACAAAAACTGGGGATAAGGGAACGACAGGGATATTTACAGGTGAACGGTTGACGAAGTTTTCCCCCATAGTTGAAGCCAACGGCACGATAGACGAGCTCAGTGCATTTATCGGTGAAGCAAAGCACTACGTTGAGGATGAGGAGCTTAAAGAGATTCTTGAAAAGCTTCAAGTGGAGCTCTACTCTCTCATGGCAGAGATTGCAAGCAAAGGGGAGTATAAAAAAGTAGGAAAAGAGGAAGTTAAGTGGATGGAAAATTTAATTCACAAATTTGAAGGGCAGGTTAAGATTGAAGGATTCGTAATTCCCGGCTCCACTGTGGCAAGTGCTAAATTAGACATCTGTAGGACAATAGCAAGAAGGGCGGAAAGGAAAGTGGCAAGGGTGTTTCTTGAATATGGTATTGGGGAAGATGCACTAAAGTACCTTAATCGCCTAAGCGACCTGCTTTTTGTAATGGCGCGGTATGTTGAGTGGAAGGACGGAAAGATTAAGTATGCCAAAGATTAA
- a CDS encoding metal ABC transporter ATP-binding protein, with amino-acid sequence MEAVIAKNVSIYYNGQKAVEELSFKLEEEETLLLMGPNGAGKTTLLRTIAGFHKNYGGELLVFNKPPGEAKELISYVPQSYSLNERVPLKALEVVAIGGIYKKGFVHTKLSKEVCQSAEEALEFVGLSQVKDKPFSELSGGQKQRVLLARALISNPRLLLLDEPLSALDPSARVEVANVLGKIKQEKGISMIITTHDVNPLTEIGDKVMLLNRRLVAFGTPDEVLRDEIISEVYGPFSKAVRVGNRLYCIIGDVHIHKGGARE; translated from the coding sequence ATGGAAGCAGTTATTGCGAAGAATGTCAGCATTTACTACAATGGCCAAAAAGCAGTGGAAGAGCTATCCTTTAAGCTCGAGGAGGAAGAAACATTACTGCTCATGGGGCCAAATGGTGCAGGAAAAACGACACTGCTCAGGACAATAGCGGGCTTTCATAAAAATTACGGTGGGGAGCTTTTGGTGTTTAACAAGCCTCCTGGTGAAGCTAAAGAGCTTATCTCTTATGTCCCCCAAAGTTACAGCTTAAATGAGCGTGTTCCCCTCAAAGCTTTGGAAGTCGTTGCTATAGGCGGGATTTATAAGAAGGGATTCGTACACACTAAGCTCTCAAAAGAAGTGTGTCAAAGTGCTGAAGAGGCTTTGGAGTTTGTAGGATTAAGCCAAGTAAAGGATAAACCCTTTAGCGAGCTCAGCGGGGGTCAAAAGCAGAGAGTTCTGCTGGCTAGAGCACTTATATCTAATCCCAGGCTCCTTCTCTTAGATGAACCGCTATCAGCTTTGGATCCTTCCGCAAGGGTGGAAGTAGCAAATGTTTTGGGAAAGATAAAACAAGAGAAGGGAATATCCATGATTATTACCACTCACGACGTTAATCCTTTAACGGAGATTGGAGACAAAGTGATGCTCCTAAACAGGCGTTTGGTGGCGTTTGGTACTCCTGATGAAGTCCTGAGGGATGAGATTATAAGCGAGGTTTATGGGCCATTCTCAAAAGCTGTACGGGTTGGAAACAGGCTTTACTGTATAATTGGGGATGTGCACATCCACAAAGGGGGTGCTAGGGAATGA
- a CDS encoding cation:proton antiporter: MELLHLTDPFISLAIILMVSKTFGYLFTKMNQPSAIGEIIGGMLVGVSFLNIIDIGESLYFLSELGVVLLLFLAGLETDIEEFKRVGGPAFLIAVGGVFVPFILGYFATLPFTHDTMKSLFLGGALTATSVSLTASVLMEMKKLRSKEGATILAAAVVDDVLGIVVLTVLVALNKTGHIEVERVLKLLVEIIIFFGVSIFVGMPFVQKLVKFSSKLDLPESTTAFALAIVMLFAFFAEEFKVASITGAYLAGLLLGQTDEARRINDKIVTIAYALPIPVFLVGIGIHTDIGIFYKAGLSTLALIAIYSIVAIFSKILGCGAGALAMNFKPKEALRIGIGMIPRMEVGLIMVNIARVSGVFDQNLFSIGVAMTILTTLITPSLLTWSFKMH; encoded by the coding sequence ATGGAGCTTCTCCATCTCACCGATCCATTTATTTCCTTGGCCATTATACTAATGGTTTCAAAGACGTTTGGGTACCTCTTCACTAAAATGAATCAGCCCTCTGCCATAGGTGAAATCATCGGAGGAATGCTCGTTGGAGTATCTTTTCTAAACATAATTGATATAGGGGAGAGTCTCTACTTTTTAAGTGAGCTTGGAGTTGTTTTACTTCTCTTTTTAGCAGGTCTTGAGACCGATATTGAGGAGTTCAAGCGCGTTGGTGGTCCTGCTTTTTTAATCGCCGTTGGTGGTGTGTTTGTTCCATTCATACTCGGCTACTTCGCAACACTCCCCTTTACCCATGACACGATGAAATCCCTTTTCTTAGGCGGTGCACTAACGGCCACGAGCGTTAGCCTAACGGCGAGCGTTTTAATGGAAATGAAAAAGCTGAGGAGCAAAGAAGGGGCCACGATTTTAGCGGCTGCTGTTGTAGACGATGTTTTGGGCATCGTGGTTCTGACAGTTCTTGTAGCCCTCAACAAAACAGGCCACATTGAAGTGGAAAGGGTCTTAAAGCTCCTCGTGGAGATAATTATCTTCTTTGGAGTTAGCATATTTGTGGGAATGCCTTTTGTTCAAAAGCTTGTCAAATTTTCTTCAAAGCTCGATTTACCCGAATCAACGACGGCTTTTGCCCTCGCGATAGTCATGCTCTTCGCTTTTTTTGCTGAGGAGTTTAAAGTGGCCAGCATTACAGGGGCGTATTTAGCGGGTCTTTTATTGGGACAAACGGATGAAGCGAGAAGAATAAACGATAAAATTGTTACTATCGCATATGCTCTTCCAATACCTGTTTTTTTGGTTGGAATTGGAATCCACACGGATATAGGCATTTTTTACAAAGCTGGACTTTCAACACTGGCTTTAATAGCGATATACTCCATTGTAGCTATCTTTAGTAAGATTTTGGGCTGTGGTGCTGGAGCTTTAGCAATGAACTTCAAGCCAAAAGAAGCTCTTAGAATTGGAATTGGCATGATTCCAAGAATGGAAGTAGGATTAATAATGGTCAACATAGCGAGGGTAAGCGGCGTCTTTGATCAGAATCTCTTCTCTATCGGTGTCGCTATGACGATACTTACCACGCTAATAACACCTTCCCTTTTAACTTGGAGCTTTAAAATGCACTAA
- a CDS encoding cysteate racemase → MREEKIIGILGGMGPLATVELFKRIVLKTPAQRDQEHPRILIYNNPKIPDRTAYLLGKGESPLSALIDGAKGLEEWGADFIIMPCNTAHFFAREIQKAISIPLVNMIEKTAEHIDTLGIKKVGLLATDGTIKGMVYHEALLNMGIEIALPDRDDQRKVMRAIYEGVKAGNVEWGRAILLRIAKKLEKRSEGLIAGCTEVSVALKRGDFNVPLIDPMDVIAEKAVKIALGIEEL, encoded by the coding sequence ATGAGGGAAGAAAAGATCATAGGAATTTTAGGTGGAATGGGACCGTTAGCAACCGTCGAGCTATTTAAGCGCATAGTTCTAAAAACACCAGCTCAAAGAGATCAAGAGCATCCGAGGATTTTAATCTACAACAACCCAAAGATACCTGATAGAACTGCTTATTTGCTTGGAAAAGGGGAGAGTCCTCTTTCAGCATTGATAGACGGTGCTAAGGGGCTCGAAGAATGGGGAGCTGACTTTATAATAATGCCCTGCAACACGGCTCATTTTTTTGCGAGGGAGATTCAAAAAGCGATAAGCATACCTCTTGTTAATATGATTGAAAAAACAGCTGAGCATATAGACACGCTTGGTATAAAAAAAGTAGGGCTTTTAGCAACGGATGGAACGATAAAGGGCATGGTTTATCATGAAGCTTTATTAAATATGGGAATTGAAATTGCTTTGCCTGACAGAGATGACCAAAGGAAAGTGATGCGTGCTATATACGAAGGTGTAAAGGCAGGAAACGTGGAATGGGGGAGGGCTATTCTCTTAAGGATAGCAAAAAAGCTTGAAAAGAGAAGCGAAGGGTTAATAGCAGGATGCACTGAAGTGAGCGTTGCTTTGAAAAGAGGAGACTTCAACGTGCCTTTAATAGATCCTATGGATGTGATAGCGGAGAAGGCGGTAAAGATTGCTTTGGGGATAGAAGAACTTTAG
- a CDS encoding DUF4350 domain-containing protein, with translation MKRWSLFLVVVMLLSLVPATGIGIVKAAVPYVSIHDIQYTTDPSGDSPYAGQTVITSGVVTAVASKGFFIQNGTGAWDGIYVYLGSSPSVNPGDVVEVKGYIKEYWGLTEISVSLSYGDYVQVIGSAPLPEPVLLPTGNVSQEKWEGVLVKVENVEVTDPDLGYGEWEINDGSGTLVVDDLIYAYSPEMGQKFDWIIGVVYYSYGDFKLEPRDAEDIKEYVPLIKVSSLDVPTSGIRGMPMTITAVLENDGSFDENITFILSIDGSLVLNQTVEIAAGNKEAVSYNWTPQTLGDHTIKAEIVNYDVKYAYTTVYENPTTIVSTFSRYYAYRYSKQSPFVDELYSRFRNLTEELQTYNVDLGPIQADIDRIESTKEDMDKYHAWVLELQTPYLPAYLSTKYFIATRKASVLQSELIEQLNAIIPVLEDALEKAKAGEEVSFEKPEVTKVLIDNAHNQYYNSAKMLGLIEKIKSELGWEVEVNNEPFTLEKLQGYAVVIITNPGKDITDDEAKALQEYVKQGGGLLITGNYYKYVYDKSLNKVVEAFGIKFNDDELKDDEKNTGKSYYPIIGIFNLEHPSMKYLTNDSEMFFDGDTLDISGDAVWLIRGYETSYATDESGNIIKEKGSKPIIAAAVEVGEGRVVAYGSSKALTDTSFYYEGETRSYIDSNWPFLKGVLLWLVNQP, from the coding sequence ATGAAGAGATGGAGTTTGTTTTTGGTTGTAGTAATGCTTCTAAGTCTGGTTCCAGCCACGGGAATTGGGATTGTTAAAGCAGCAGTTCCATACGTTTCAATACATGACATCCAGTACACAACCGATCCAAGTGGAGACTCTCCATATGCAGGACAGACTGTTATCACAAGTGGTGTCGTCACAGCTGTTGCTTCTAAAGGGTTTTTTATCCAGAATGGAACGGGTGCATGGGATGGTATATACGTATACCTCGGCTCATCACCGAGTGTTAATCCGGGAGATGTGGTTGAAGTCAAAGGTTACATAAAAGAATATTGGGGATTAACTGAGATATCTGTTAGTCTTAGTTATGGTGATTACGTACAAGTCATTGGAAGTGCTCCTCTTCCAGAACCGGTGCTTCTCCCAACAGGCAATGTCTCTCAAGAGAAGTGGGAAGGTGTTCTGGTTAAAGTGGAGAATGTTGAAGTGACAGACCCTGACCTTGGATATGGAGAATGGGAGATTAATGACGGCAGTGGAACTTTAGTGGTTGATGATTTAATTTATGCCTATTCCCCCGAGATGGGACAAAAATTTGACTGGATAATAGGTGTCGTTTACTATTCCTACGGTGATTTCAAACTAGAACCAAGGGATGCTGAGGATATTAAAGAGTACGTCCCTCTGATAAAAGTGTCATCCCTAGATGTACCCACTTCGGGGATTAGAGGCATGCCTATGACCATAACTGCTGTTTTGGAGAACGATGGGAGCTTTGATGAAAATATCACGTTTATTCTCTCTATAGATGGTTCCTTGGTCTTGAACCAGACTGTAGAAATCGCTGCTGGTAACAAGGAAGCCGTATCCTACAACTGGACACCTCAAACACTCGGTGATCACACAATAAAAGCGGAGATAGTGAACTATGATGTCAAATATGCATACACTACAGTTTATGAGAATCCCACCACAATAGTAAGCACGTTCTCAAGATACTATGCCTACCGCTACTCAAAGCAGTCTCCATTTGTAGATGAGCTTTACAGCAGGTTTAGGAACCTAACCGAGGAACTTCAAACATACAACGTTGATTTAGGCCCAATACAGGCTGATATCGACAGAATTGAGAGTACAAAAGAGGATATGGATAAGTATCATGCCTGGGTACTAGAGCTTCAAACGCCATATCTCCCTGCTTACCTCTCAACCAAATACTTTATAGCCACAAGAAAAGCGAGCGTGCTTCAAAGCGAGCTTATTGAACAGCTCAACGCCATAATCCCAGTTTTGGAAGATGCTTTGGAAAAGGCCAAAGCAGGGGAAGAGGTCAGCTTTGAAAAGCCGGAGGTCACCAAAGTCCTCATAGACAATGCACACAACCAGTACTACAACAGTGCAAAAATGCTAGGCCTCATAGAGAAAATAAAGAGTGAGCTCGGCTGGGAGGTTGAGGTAAACAACGAACCCTTCACCCTCGAAAAGCTCCAGGGATATGCGGTAGTTATAATCACAAACCCCGGAAAGGATATAACAGATGACGAAGCTAAAGCCCTTCAAGAATACGTGAAGCAAGGGGGAGGCCTGCTCATAACTGGAAACTACTATAAGTATGTCTATGATAAAAGCTTAAACAAGGTTGTTGAGGCTTTTGGAATTAAATTCAATGACGATGAACTTAAAGATGACGAGAAAAACACAGGGAAATCTTATTATCCAATAATTGGAATATTCAACCTGGAGCACCCATCAATGAAGTACCTCACGAACGATAGCGAGATGTTCTTCGATGGCGATACGTTAGACATAAGCGGCGATGCAGTATGGCTGATTAGAGGCTACGAAACCTCATATGCTACTGATGAGAGCGGTAATATCATCAAAGAAAAAGGCTCAAAGCCAATAATTGCGGCCGCTGTTGAAGTTGGCGAGGGAAGAGTAGTGGCTTACGGCTCAAGCAAAGCCTTAACGGACACTTCCTTCTATTACGAGGGAGAGACGAGGAGTTATATAGACAGCAACTGGCCGTTCCTAAAAGGAGTCCTTCTATGGCTAGTTAATCAACCCTGA
- a CDS encoding phosphoribosyltransferase, translated as MKEFPAYLASWGDIEKWAKEGAFKILEEGWRPDVIVGLARGGWVAARLYCDYLGIKDLISLKVEHWGVTAAPDGKAKLRYGSNYDLSGKKVLIVDDIADTGESLTLAKNYVEGQKPAEVRVATLLMINTCKFRPEYFSEEIDWAWIIFPWNFVEDMINLVGNLFEENEKLTPEEIIELLKKLHGIEVPKERLEEALTLAEKRGIFKKEGESWIKI; from the coding sequence ATGAAGGAGTTTCCAGCTTATTTGGCATCTTGGGGAGACATCGAGAAGTGGGCAAAGGAAGGAGCTTTTAAGATTCTAGAGGAAGGTTGGAGGCCAGATGTTATAGTAGGGCTCGCACGCGGAGGATGGGTCGCTGCACGTCTCTACTGCGACTACTTGGGCATTAAAGATTTAATAAGCTTAAAAGTAGAGCACTGGGGAGTAACAGCAGCGCCCGACGGGAAAGCAAAGCTTAGGTACGGTTCTAACTACGACCTAAGCGGTAAGAAGGTTCTAATTGTTGATGATATAGCCGACACCGGGGAAAGCTTAACCTTGGCAAAGAACTATGTCGAGGGCCAAAAGCCCGCGGAGGTTAGAGTTGCGACGCTTTTGATGATAAATACATGCAAATTCAGGCCTGAATACTTTAGTGAAGAGATAGACTGGGCCTGGATAATCTTCCCATGGAACTTTGTTGAGGATATGATAAACCTCGTGGGCAACCTCTTTGAGGAGAATGAAAAGCTCACCCCTGAGGAAATAATTGAGCTCCTCAAAAAGCTTCACGGCATAGAGGTTCCAAAGGAGAGGCTTGAAGAGGCTTTAACTCTGGCCGAAAAGAGAGGAATATTTAAAAAAGAGGGGGAGAGCTGGATCAAAATCTGA
- a CDS encoding aminopeptidase: MEPIEVSRIVMRDVLDVQEGEEILIITNPGEVLGISLSLFDAAKEFKARPSIVVQEPKGTLDYAERSVIEAIKSGPDVVISISEKKLGKDAYGLNIGYVGRDNKKYTHIFEKLLWGDKRIRSFWSPGIDVYMYLRAVPIDYKKLREEAGILGDILDKGSEVHITSEKGTDLWISIKGRKALRDDGDFRRPGSGGNLPAGEVFISPAVGKSEGVIVFDGTLGLGGKSVVPKEPVKVYVEDGFVKRIEGGEDAKKLENAIKEAEKRALEMGKEELAKNSWHLGELGIGLNPKAIMSGKLLEDEKLRNTIHIAIGANYDNDAPALNHFDCLVMNPTVEVDGEKIMEKGKFLIF, encoded by the coding sequence ATGGAGCCAATTGAAGTTTCAAGGATAGTTATGAGGGACGTTTTGGATGTTCAAGAAGGAGAAGAGATTTTAATAATCACAAATCCCGGAGAGGTCTTGGGGATTTCGTTAAGCTTATTCGATGCTGCTAAGGAGTTTAAAGCTAGACCAAGTATAGTGGTTCAAGAGCCCAAAGGAACTCTGGATTATGCTGAGAGAAGCGTTATTGAAGCTATAAAAAGCGGCCCGGACGTTGTAATTTCAATAAGTGAGAAAAAACTCGGCAAAGATGCCTATGGCTTGAACATAGGTTACGTTGGAAGAGACAATAAGAAGTATACACACATCTTTGAAAAGCTCCTCTGGGGTGATAAAAGAATACGCTCCTTCTGGAGCCCCGGCATAGATGTTTACATGTATTTGAGGGCCGTCCCCATTGACTACAAGAAGCTGAGAGAGGAAGCTGGAATTTTGGGCGATATCCTTGATAAGGGCAGTGAAGTGCATATAACGAGCGAAAAAGGGACGGACTTATGGATTAGCATCAAAGGCAGAAAAGCCCTCAGAGATGATGGGGACTTTAGAAGGCCTGGAAGCGGGGGCAATCTCCCAGCAGGCGAGGTTTTCATTTCACCCGCTGTTGGAAAGAGCGAAGGAGTAATTGTGTTCGACGGCACTCTCGGATTAGGAGGAAAGAGTGTAGTTCCAAAGGAGCCTGTAAAAGTTTACGTTGAAGATGGGTTTGTTAAGAGGATTGAAGGGGGAGAAGATGCCAAAAAGCTTGAAAATGCCATAAAAGAGGCGGAAAAAAGAGCTCTGGAAATGGGCAAAGAAGAACTCGCCAAAAACTCATGGCATTTAGGTGAACTCGGCATAGGGCTAAATCCAAAAGCTATAATGAGTGGGAAGCTCTTGGAGGACGAGAAGCTTAGGAACACCATACACATTGCAATAGGAGCAAACTACGACAACGATGCTCCCGCTTTGAACCACTTTGACTGTCTCGTCATGAACCCGACGGTTGAAGTTGATGGGGAAAAGATAATGGAGAAAGGCAAGTTCTTAATCTTTTGA
- the cysS gene encoding cysteine--tRNA ligase — MTVKVYNTLTREKEEFVPLREGEVRMYVCGPTVYDYTHLGHARTYVAFDVIRRYLEHKGYSVLMVMNFTDIDDKIIRRANETGEDPKKLADKFMHYFLEDMAALKVKPADIYPRVTEHIQEIISFVEKLEEKGYAYEGSDGVYFEVKKFKDYGKLGKINLEELTAGARVEPGEGKKNPEDFALWKKAKPGEPKWESPWGEGRPGWHIECSTMSTKYLGEQFDIHGGGNDLIFPHHENEIAQTEACTGKIPWVKYWLHTGFVMVRGEKMSKSLGNFVTIRELLDRYSPEVLRFFVLQRHYRSPLDYTEEGIQHAKNNLERLYNTIENIRIALKNAKTPFKWGEEEFELYETIRKAKRKFYEAMDDDFNTAEAMKPIFEVSNAVNAYLTKVEKPKESVLRKALEFFKMVGEVFGLFEDYFKEDKGESKEEELIELLIQVRAELRKQKNFALADEIRAKLRELGIQLEDTPKGTIWKKVTV; from the coding sequence GTGACTGTGAAGGTTTACAACACGTTAACGAGGGAGAAAGAGGAGTTTGTACCTTTAAGAGAAGGAGAAGTTAGGATGTATGTCTGCGGTCCAACAGTTTATGATTACACTCATCTAGGCCACGCGAGGACTTACGTAGCTTTTGATGTGATAAGACGCTATTTGGAGCACAAGGGCTACTCTGTTCTGATGGTGATGAACTTCACGGACATAGATGACAAAATAATAAGGAGGGCAAATGAAACAGGAGAAGACCCTAAAAAGCTTGCCGATAAATTTATGCACTACTTCCTAGAGGATATGGCAGCTTTGAAGGTAAAGCCAGCCGACATTTATCCAAGGGTTACCGAGCATATCCAAGAGATTATTAGCTTTGTTGAAAAGCTGGAAGAAAAAGGATACGCCTATGAAGGAAGCGACGGAGTTTATTTTGAAGTTAAAAAATTCAAAGACTACGGCAAACTCGGTAAGATAAACCTCGAAGAGCTCACCGCTGGAGCTCGTGTTGAGCCTGGCGAGGGAAAGAAAAACCCCGAGGATTTCGCCCTTTGGAAGAAAGCCAAGCCAGGAGAACCTAAGTGGGAAAGTCCTTGGGGAGAGGGAAGGCCTGGCTGGCATATAGAGTGCTCAACGATGAGCACAAAGTACTTAGGAGAGCAGTTCGACATCCACGGCGGAGGAAACGACTTAATCTTCCCCCACCACGAGAACGAGATTGCTCAAACCGAAGCATGCACTGGAAAGATCCCATGGGTCAAGTATTGGCTCCACACAGGTTTCGTCATGGTAAGAGGAGAAAAGATGAGCAAGAGCTTAGGCAACTTCGTCACTATTAGAGAGCTTTTGGATAGGTATTCACCGGAAGTACTCCGCTTCTTTGTCCTCCAGAGGCACTACCGCTCACCTTTAGACTATACCGAAGAGGGAATACAGCATGCGAAGAACAACCTTGAAAGGCTCTACAACACGATAGAAAACATTAGGATAGCCCTCAAAAATGCGAAGACACCCTTCAAGTGGGGTGAAGAAGAGTTCGAGCTCTACGAGACCATCAGAAAGGCTAAAAGGAAGTTCTATGAAGCGATGGATGATGACTTTAACACTGCCGAAGCCATGAAGCCGATATTCGAGGTTTCAAATGCCGTAAACGCGTATCTAACGAAGGTTGAGAAGCCGAAGGAGAGCGTGCTTAGAAAGGCTTTGGAGTTCTTCAAGATGGTCGGCGAGGTGTTTGGCCTCTTCGAAGACTACTTCAAGGAGGACAAGGGAGAAAGCAAAGAGGAAGAGCTAATTGAGCTTTTAATCCAAGTGAGGGCAGAGCTTAGAAAGCAGAAAAACTTTGCCTTAGCGGATGAGATTAGGGCGAAGCTTAGGGAGCTCGGTATTCAATTAGAGGATACGCCGAAGGGAACTATTTGGAAGAAAGTTACTGTTTAA
- a CDS encoding 6-pyruvoyl trahydropterin synthase family protein, with amino-acid sequence MRARIREKFKFEAAHAVAINGGLEEIHGHTYRLEVFVEGELKEGYVMDFLELRRIVEREVIEKLDHKNLNRLFNNPTTENIALWIAERIREALPAESRLYKVVLWEGDDNGVEFEF; translated from the coding sequence ATGCGGGCTCGTATCAGGGAGAAGTTTAAATTTGAAGCAGCCCATGCCGTTGCTATTAATGGGGGTTTGGAAGAGATTCATGGACACACATACCGCTTGGAAGTCTTTGTTGAAGGTGAGCTGAAGGAAGGCTATGTCATGGACTTTCTAGAGCTCAGGCGCATTGTTGAGAGGGAAGTAATAGAAAAGCTCGACCACAAAAACTTGAACCGACTCTTCAATAATCCAACAACAGAGAACATAGCGCTTTGGATAGCTGAACGCATAAGAGAAGCTCTGCCAGCTGAATCTAGACTTTACAAGGTTGTTCTTTGGGAAGGAGACGACAACGGGGTTGAGTTCGAGTTTTAA
- a CDS encoding DNA integrity scanning protein DisA nucleotide-binding domain protein: MANGENFEKLILKGLELAVDVDAKALVVLNPGLPLEIPEVDMPIIVTGKTFEMHDKYISIPVPLELGLENVLNLISAFLMEHKIIGTGESFVYVTTDLIGIREAKKGGILSKTFFSTTQNVIQELLEIAIELSTEGREGMPVGTIFVFGDTNNVLKHSHQMIPNPFKGYKLNILDKNVKEVVKEFSFLDGAFIISKTGRVVAAGRYLDVDTKKLKIDIPRGLGSRHIAAAAITKITKAIAITISETGVIRVFKDGDIILEYNPKIRY, from the coding sequence ATGGCAAACGGGGAGAACTTTGAGAAGCTAATCTTAAAGGGACTTGAGCTGGCCGTTGATGTTGATGCTAAAGCATTAGTTGTTCTAAATCCGGGATTGCCTTTAGAAATTCCTGAAGTTGATATGCCCATCATCGTAACAGGAAAAACCTTTGAAATGCATGATAAATATATCTCCATACCTGTTCCTCTGGAACTTGGGTTAGAAAACGTTCTAAATTTAATTTCGGCCTTTTTGATGGAGCACAAGATAATTGGAACGGGTGAAAGCTTTGTTTATGTAACCACAGACCTCATTGGAATTAGGGAGGCAAAGAAGGGAGGAATTCTATCTAAAACATTCTTTTCAACCACCCAAAACGTGATTCAAGAGCTTTTGGAAATAGCCATAGAGCTCAGCACTGAAGGGAGGGAAGGAATGCCCGTCGGTACAATCTTCGTCTTTGGAGACACCAACAACGTCCTAAAGCACTCTCATCAAATGATCCCTAACCCCTTCAAGGGCTACAAGCTCAATATTCTCGATAAAAATGTGAAGGAAGTTGTGAAGGAGTTTTCCTTTCTCGATGGGGCGTTTATAATTTCAAAAACCGGCAGGGTGGTAGCTGCAGGCAGGTATTTGGATGTGGATACTAAAAAGCTTAAAATAGACATTCCTAGAGGCTTGGGGAGCAGGCACATAGCTGCAGCTGCAATAACAAAAATAACAAAAGCTATAGCAATTACCATCTCAGAGACGGGGGTAATAAGAGTATTTAAAGATGGAGATATAATTTTGGAGTACAACCCCAAGATACGCTATTAG